One genomic region from Amphiprion ocellaris isolate individual 3 ecotype Okinawa chromosome 20, ASM2253959v1, whole genome shotgun sequence encodes:
- the zgc:194887 gene encoding fibrinogen-like protein 1-like protein, protein MQCSGYWLSAAALLLLTVTGCNTEHLQAENLHLLPPDEQNSVLNQGMRALPRDCYEMLMASSGQARDGVYLIQPGDSPIVAYCSMQEGGWTVVQHITINSSVNFDRTWAEYKDGFGDVTGDHWLGNEHLHQLTRGPGRYKLGVKLVDQDAITKTGEYDPFLVEDESSAYRLRLGLFEGTAIDALTLDTENYLHDNQKFTTKDRDNDNYFQNCAKLEFQGVPGGGWWYDACAGANLNRRNVIYWQKDCNKERLCKYAWMMVRPSDTIKLIPSGDCKKDEL, encoded by the exons ATGCAGTGTTCAGGATACTGGCTGTCAGCAGCTGCTTTGCTGCTCCTTACTGTGACTGGATGTAACACTGAGCATCTCCAGGCAGAAAACCTCCATCTTCTTCCCCCAGATGAGCAAAACTCAGTCCTGAACCAGGGAATGAGAG CGCTGCCCAGAGACTGCTATGAAATGCTGATGGCTTCTTCAGGTCAGGCCAGAGACGGTGTGTACCTCATCCAGCCAGGTGACTCCCCCATCGTTGCTTACTGTTCCATGCAGGAGGGAGGCTGGACGGTGGTGCAGCATATCACCATTAATAGTAGCGTGAATTTCGATCGCACCTGGGCTGAATACAAAGACGGCTTCGGGGATGTTACTGGGGATCACTGGCTTGGGAATGAACACCTTCATCAGCTCACCCGCGGCCCTGGACGCTATAAACTAGGAGTGAAACTCGTGGACCAAGATGCCATCACCAAGACGGGGGAGTACGATCCATTCCTGGTGGAGGATGAGTCATCAGCATACAGGCTGAGGCTGGGTTTGTTCGAGGGTACAGCTATAGATGCTCTGACCCTGGACACAGAAAACTACCTGCATGACAATCAGAAGTTCACCACTAAAGACAGAGACAATGACAATTACTTCCAAAACTGTGCCAAACTGGAGTTTCAAGGGGTTCCAGGAGGAGGTTGGTGGTACGACGCCTGCGCTGGTGCCAATCTAAACCGCAGAAATGTCATCTACTGGCAAAAGGACTGCAACAAGGAGCGGCTGTGTAAATATGCATGGATGATGGTGAGACCTTCAGacacaataaaactgattcCAAGTGGAGACTGCAAGAAGGATGAGCTTTAA
- the chrm5a gene encoding muscarinic acetylcholine receptor M5a: MPINTRTMEREIMVNSTVNTSTMDVQLVTHSLWEVITIATVSAIVSLITIVGNVLVMLSFKVNSQLKTVNNYYLLSLAAADLIIGVFSMNLYTSYILMGYWALGNLACDLWLALDYVASNASVMNLLVISFDRYFSITRPLTYRAKRTPKRAGIMIGLAWLVSLILWAPPILCWQYFVGKRTVPERQCQIQFFSEPVITFGTAIAAFYIPVSVMTILYCRIYKETEKRTKDLAELQGINYSTDSGVAQPQKTIIRSCFSCKLRSASHDRNQASWSSSSRSNAAKSAATTNDEWSKAGQLTTFNSYASSEDEDRPVSPGGFQASSFRNQACEASRSGVGSESEQLSSYDEDSFFQTPPKSSSQRSSKCVSYKFKPVAKDTVEHQSKNGDTKMASSTFSSAESMSAPSTSSTSKPIDATLKNQITKRKRMVLIKERKAAQTLSAILLAFILTWTPYNIMVLISTFCSDCIPLSLWHLGYWLCYVNSTVNPMCYALCNKTFQKTFRMLLLCQWKKKRIEEKLYWYGQNPVVSSKLT; encoded by the coding sequence ATGCCAATAAACACAAGGACCATGGAAAGAGAAATCATGGTGAACTCCACAGTAAATACCAGTACGATGGACGTCCAGTTGGTCACCCACAGTCTCTGGGAGGTGATCACCATCGCGACTGTGTCGGCGATAGTCAGCCTCATCACCATAGTGGGGAATGTTCTTGTAATGCTCTCCTTTAAGGTCAACAGCCAACTGAAGACAGTGAATAACTACTACCTACTGAGTCTGGCAGCTGCTGACCTCATCATAGGTGTTTTCTCCATGAATCTGTACACCTCTTATATACTGATGGGCTACTGGGCCTTGGGAAACCTCGCCTGTGATCTGTGGTTGGCTCTAGACTATGTAGCCAGCAACGCCTCGGTCATGAACCTGCTGGTGATCAGCTTCGACAGATATTTCTCCATCACCAGGCCTCTGACCTACAGGGCCAAACGGACTCCCAAACGAGCTGGGATCATGATTGGTTTAGCCTGGCTGGTGTCCCTCATTCTGTGGGCCCCACCCATTCTCTGCTGGCAGTACTTTGTTGGGAAAAGGACTGTTCCTGAGAGGCAAtgccagatccagtttttctcaGAGCCTGTAATAACTTTTGGGACGGCAATCGCAGCCTTTTACATCCCTGTATCAGTCATGACCATCCTCTACTGTCGAATCTAcaaggagacagaaaagaggACGAAAGATCTTGCGGAGCTTCAGGGGATTAACTATTCTACAGACTCTGGGGTGGCTCAGCCTCAGAAGACCATCATCAGGTCCTGTTTTAGCTGTAAACTAAGATCAGCTTCGCATGACAGAAACCAGGCCTCGTGGTCGTCCTCTAGCAGGAGCAATGCTGCCAAATCAGCAGCCACCACCAATGATGAGTGGTCCAAAGCTGGCCAGCTCACCACCTTCAACAGTTATGCCTCCTCAGAGGACGAGGACAGGCCGGTGTCTCCTGGAGGCTTCCAGGCGTCCTCCTTCAGGAACCAGGCCTGTGAGGCCAGCAGGAGTGGAGTGGGCAGTGAGAGCGAGCAGCTCAGCAGCTATGATGAAGACAGTTTCTTTCAAACGCCGCCCAAAAGCAGCTCTCAGAGGAGCAGCAAGTGTGTGTCGTACAAGTTTAAACCTGTGGCCAAAGATACTGTGGAACACCAAAGCAAAAATGGAGACACTAAAATGGCCTCTTCAACGTTCTCCTCGGCTGAATCCATGAGCGCTCCATCCACCTCCTCGACCTCTAAACCCATAGACGCTACTCTAAAAAACCAGATCACTAAGAGGAAGAGGATGGTGCTGATCAAGGAGAGGAAAGCAGCTCAGACTCTCAGCGCCATCCTGCTGGCCTTCATCCTAACATGGACGCCTTATAACATCATGGTGCTGATTTCCACCTTCTGCTCAGATTGCATCCCCCTCTCCCTCTGGCATCTGGGCTACTGGCTGTGCTACGTCAACAGCACCGTCAATCCCATGTGCTATGCCCTTTGCAACAAGACTTTTCAAAAGACCTTTCGCATGCTCTTACTCTGCcagtggaaaaagaaaaggattGAGGAAAAACTATACTGGTACGGACAAAACCCTGTGGTCAGCTCCAAACTgacatga